Proteins found in one Methanothermobacter thermautotrophicus genomic segment:
- a CDS encoding methanogenesis marker 16 metalloprotein: MNRPVSEINERILEGDAAVFTADEIKDMVRDGDLPAADEVDVVTTATCGVMSGTAAVMHLKVSEPGSFRKAASVELNGIPAYPGPCPNENLGSVDLFIYGTGHSREDPEYGGGFLFRDLLMGSEVHVRVTSVEGRVVESTVTMDDIETARIVGTRMAFRNYTALVNPGEKPVKSIFNAFEMPENCGGLSFSGCGDLNPLENDPLMETVHQGTGVLLNGARAIVLGEGTRSSPLKPNLMISGDLHDMDPRYIGGFRTAAGPEIFNTVALPVPVTSERVLENLTVLNSDIKLPVADVRDRSRVITEITYEDVWGGEERPTHKPGMCTDCGVCIAARRCPTHAIDNGLDLDRCFGCGVCAWSCPSGAYEMDTGTVRIGEMSVPIICRQSDRLRARELALELKELIENGDFLMSR, translated from the coding sequence TTGAACAGACCTGTCTCTGAAATAAATGAAAGAATACTTGAAGGGGATGCAGCTGTCTTTACAGCAGATGAGATAAAGGACATGGTCCGTGATGGTGACCTCCCGGCAGCCGATGAGGTTGACGTTGTAACCACAGCCACATGTGGTGTCATGTCAGGCACAGCAGCGGTCATGCACCTTAAAGTATCAGAGCCTGGTTCCTTCCGCAAGGCAGCCAGTGTTGAGCTGAACGGGATACCCGCCTACCCTGGTCCCTGCCCAAATGAGAACCTTGGATCAGTCGACCTTTTCATCTATGGGACAGGCCACAGCAGGGAGGACCCTGAATATGGGGGGGGCTTCCTATTCAGGGACCTGCTCATGGGATCCGAGGTCCATGTGAGGGTCACATCTGTGGAGGGCAGGGTGGTCGAGTCCACGGTCACCATGGATGATATTGAAACAGCCAGGATAGTTGGTACACGCATGGCCTTCAGGAATTACACGGCCCTTGTTAATCCAGGAGAAAAACCAGTGAAATCCATATTCAATGCATTTGAAATGCCTGAAAACTGCGGCGGCCTTTCATTCTCTGGCTGCGGTGACCTCAACCCCCTTGAAAACGACCCATTAATGGAGACAGTGCATCAGGGGACCGGGGTTCTTCTGAACGGGGCCCGGGCCATAGTACTGGGTGAGGGTACAAGAAGCAGCCCCCTAAAGCCGAACCTCATGATCAGCGGTGACCTCCATGATATGGACCCCCGGTACATCGGGGGATTCAGGACAGCGGCGGGTCCAGAGATATTTAACACAGTGGCGCTTCCAGTCCCTGTAACATCAGAGAGGGTCCTTGAGAACCTCACGGTCCTGAATTCAGATATAAAACTTCCTGTTGCAGATGTAAGGGATCGTTCAAGGGTTATAACCGAGATAACCTATGAGGATGTGTGGGGTGGTGAGGAGAGGCCGACCCATAAACCGGGGATGTGCACAGACTGTGGGGTCTGCATTGCAGCCAGGAGGTGCCCCACACATGCCATCGATAACGGTCTGGACCTTGATAGGTGCTTTGGCTGTGGAGTATGCGCATGGTCCTGTCCATCAGGGGCATATGAGATGGATACAGGGACTGTCAGGATAGGTGAAATGTCAGTTCCCATCATATGCAGACAGTCTGACAGGTTAAGGGCCCGTGAACTGGCACTGGAACTTAAGGAACTGATAGAAAATGGGGATTTCCTCATGAGCAGATGA